The Stratiformator vulcanicus genome has a segment encoding these proteins:
- a CDS encoding histone deacetylase family protein, translating to MPQSMRQPPPARRRIAYFGGDDFRRHRTEPHVEQPDRIAAIEQAIAAAGLIRTPSDETRSVSDPATDITLVPEPLRHATVDELSAVHDRDYVEAIRTVAAEGGGRLDPDTVMSGDSFDVACLAAGSAIAAVDCVLDGPMRRAACAVRPPGHHARPAAAMGFCLFNTAAVAARHAVRTRGCQRVLIVDWDVHHGNGTQEIFYADPGVVFTSLHRSPFYPGTGDFDETGTGRGLGTTLNVPLPFGISRERYRSEFEQVIERAIDAGQPDLILISAGFDAHRDDPIGSLGLTTEDFAELTRIVADAAGGHCNGRIVSLLEGGYHLQRLGESYIAHLRALVG from the coding sequence ATGCCGCAGTCGATGAGGCAGCCCCCGCCCGCCCGCCGCCGCATCGCCTACTTCGGCGGGGACGATTTCCGCCGACATCGCACCGAACCTCACGTCGAACAGCCTGACCGTATCGCCGCGATCGAACAGGCGATCGCAGCGGCCGGATTGATCCGGACGCCAAGCGACGAGACACGCTCCGTCAGCGATCCGGCGACTGACATCACGCTCGTCCCAGAGCCCCTTCGCCACGCGACGGTCGACGAACTCAGCGCCGTGCACGATCGAGATTACGTTGAAGCCATCCGGACGGTCGCAGCCGAAGGCGGGGGCCGGCTCGATCCCGACACCGTCATGAGCGGCGATTCGTTCGACGTGGCCTGTCTCGCCGCCGGTTCCGCCATCGCCGCGGTCGATTGTGTCCTTGATGGCCCGATGCGCCGCGCCGCTTGCGCCGTCCGGCCCCCCGGGCATCACGCCAGGCCTGCGGCTGCAATGGGTTTCTGCCTGTTCAACACGGCCGCCGTCGCCGCGCGGCATGCGGTTCGAACCCGAGGCTGCCAACGAGTGCTGATCGTCGATTGGGATGTCCATCACGGCAACGGGACGCAAGAGATTTTCTATGCAGACCCCGGCGTCGTGTTCACCTCGCTGCACCGCTCGCCGTTCTATCCCGGTACCGGAGACTTCGACGAAACAGGCACCGGCCGCGGATTGGGGACCACACTAAACGTTCCGCTCCCCTTCGGCATCTCGCGGGAGAGATATCGGTCCGAGTTTGAGCAGGTCATCGAAAGAGCGATCGACGCGGGCCAACCCGATCTCATTTTGATCAGCGCGGGCTTCGATGCGCACCGGGACGATCCGATCGGTTCGCTCGGCCTGACGACAGAGGACTTCGCGGAACTGACTAGAATCGTTGCCGATGCAGCCGGCGGGCATTGCAACGGACGCATCGTCAGTCTGCTCGAAGGCGGCTATCACTTGCAGCGGCTTGGCGAGAGTTACATCGCGCATCTCCGCGCTCTCGTGGGCTGA
- a CDS encoding DUF1559 domain-containing protein → MRRAFTLIELLVVIAIIAILIALLLPAVQQAREAARRSQCKNNLKQLGLALHNYHGAHSVFPSGYVTWDDYASIGGGSAPGFLAGDTSTFNTGPGWGWGAMLLPYLEQSTVTANLDFDRNMWDPANAAAIRTRLPVFLCPSSSGGDASFRIEELRASEGDPRVDLSIGGSTIEVGRSHYVASHGQESCWGGCGAAASTNVFRPGAIAFDPGASLNPGDPGARVESINSAGDVSRVADGPFYRNSKTRMRDVTDGTSNTIFLGEHSSKLSDKTWVGVPPGAGTTPFVDATENDSDGAATLVLVHAGPSGAEVDSFGNPIIHPINFPTLHVGQMFSEHTGGGQVCMGDGSVQFISENISLRLFAELSSIGEGEVGGVF, encoded by the coding sequence GTGCGTCGGGCATTCACACTGATCGAGCTTCTGGTTGTGATCGCAATCATTGCGATTCTGATCGCCCTTCTACTGCCCGCCGTGCAGCAGGCTCGCGAAGCCGCGCGGCGAAGCCAGTGCAAGAATAATCTGAAGCAATTGGGGCTCGCCCTACACAATTACCACGGGGCGCACTCCGTATTCCCCTCCGGCTACGTGACTTGGGACGATTACGCGTCAATCGGCGGCGGGTCGGCTCCGGGCTTCCTCGCCGGCGACACCTCGACCTTCAACACCGGCCCCGGATGGGGTTGGGGGGCGATGCTGCTTCCCTACCTCGAGCAATCGACGGTCACGGCCAATCTCGACTTCGATCGGAACATGTGGGATCCGGCGAACGCCGCTGCAATCCGAACGCGGCTCCCCGTGTTCCTTTGCCCCAGTTCCTCCGGCGGCGATGCGTCCTTCCGGATCGAAGAGCTTCGGGCTTCCGAAGGCGATCCGCGGGTCGACCTGTCGATCGGTGGATCGACCATCGAAGTCGGTCGCAGCCATTACGTCGCCAGTCACGGTCAGGAATCATGTTGGGGCGGCTGCGGAGCCGCGGCTTCCACGAATGTTTTCAGGCCGGGGGCGATCGCCTTTGACCCCGGTGCCTCACTCAATCCCGGCGATCCTGGGGCGCGGGTCGAGTCGATCAATTCGGCGGGCGACGTCTCACGCGTCGCCGACGGCCCGTTTTATCGGAACTCCAAAACGCGGATGCGAGATGTGACCGACGGCACGTCAAACACCATTTTCCTCGGCGAGCACTCATCAAAGCTCAGTGACAAGACGTGGGTCGGCGTGCCGCCGGGCGCCGGGACGACGCCCTTCGTCGATGCCACGGAAAACGATTCCGACGGAGCCGCAACATTGGTCCTCGTGCACGCCGGTCCTTCCGGGGCTGAGGTCGACTCCTTCGGCAATCCGATCATTCACCCGATTAATTTCCCGACGCTACATGTCGGTCAGATGTTTTCCGAACATACCGGTGGCGGCCAAGTCTGCATGGGTGACGGATCGGTGCAGTTCATCAGCGAGAATATTAGCCTGCGATTGTTTGCCGAATTATCGAGCATCGGCGAAGGCGAGGTCGGAGGCGTCTTTTAA
- a CDS encoding trypsin-like peptidase domain-containing protein, whose translation MTQPIYKLFLVALVAAAVQCGDVRADDPRETPLVRAVKRVKSAVVNIHSEKTTYDDGSVFAPRKGRKVNGMGTGIIIDPRGYIVTNHHVVSGVDVLTATLEDASTFDATTVSVDAEHDLAIIKIESKTPLPVMPMGTSSDIMLGETVIAVGNAFGYEHTVTAGIVSQLHRDVEVNETQSYRNLIQTDASINPGNSGGPLLNLAGEVVGINVAIRAGAQRIGFAIPIDDARMVIRDLMSTERLEGTMHGLLAKDYKRGGDRKLIVTRPEPGSPAAKAGFKKGDIVKRAGEVTVVDGVDFERALIGRDDVEPIEILVERDGKDERLKLALRRRSYAGQLATAVVEKTAADKDGRSWSVLGLKLASVDPEVVTGTRYRGGLKVAEVRAGSPAAKNGIRPGDVLVGLHVWETINAENVSYVLTHPRITNFNPLKFYIVRGRETLYGHLKLNRGEDKVASAN comes from the coding sequence ATGACGCAACCTATCTACAAACTATTCCTCGTCGCCCTCGTCGCAGCCGCAGTGCAATGCGGTGATGTCCGGGCCGATGACCCTCGCGAAACCCCGCTCGTTCGCGCTGTGAAGCGCGTCAAGTCGGCGGTCGTCAACATTCATAGTGAAAAGACGACCTACGACGACGGCTCGGTGTTCGCCCCCCGCAAAGGGCGGAAGGTCAACGGCATGGGCACCGGGATCATCATCGATCCCCGTGGCTATATCGTGACGAATCATCACGTCGTCAGCGGTGTCGACGTGCTGACGGCGACGCTCGAAGACGCCAGCACCTTTGACGCCACCACCGTCTCGGTCGATGCCGAGCACGATCTGGCGATCATCAAAATCGAGTCGAAGACGCCGCTGCCGGTGATGCCAATGGGCACCAGCAGCGACATCATGCTCGGCGAAACGGTGATTGCCGTCGGAAATGCCTTCGGCTACGAACACACCGTGACGGCCGGCATTGTCAGCCAGTTGCATCGCGACGTCGAGGTCAATGAGACCCAGTCGTACCGCAACCTGATCCAGACCGACGCCAGCATCAACCCCGGTAACAGCGGCGGCCCGCTGCTCAACCTCGCCGGTGAGGTCGTGGGTATCAACGTCGCCATCAGGGCCGGGGCTCAGCGGATCGGCTTCGCGATTCCGATCGACGACGCCCGCATGGTGATCCGAGATTTGATGAGCACCGAACGACTCGAAGGCACGATGCACGGACTGCTCGCCAAAGACTACAAACGTGGCGGCGACCGCAAGCTGATCGTGACACGCCCCGAGCCGGGTTCACCGGCGGCCAAAGCCGGTTTTAAGAAGGGCGATATCGTCAAGCGGGCCGGCGAAGTCACTGTGGTCGACGGCGTCGACTTTGAAAGAGCACTGATCGGACGCGACGATGTCGAGCCGATCGAAATTCTGGTCGAACGCGACGGCAAAGACGAACGCCTCAAACTCGCCCTGAGGCGTCGCAGCTACGCGGGTCAACTCGCCACCGCGGTCGTCGAAAAGACTGCTGCCGACAAAGACGGCCGAAGCTGGTCGGTACTCGGACTGAAACTGGCTTCGGTCGACCCCGAGGTCGTCACCGGGACCCGTTACCGCGGCGGGTTGAAAGTCGCCGAAGTCCGTGCGGGCAGCCCCGCCGCGAAGAACGGCATTCGACCGGGCGACGTCCTCGTCGGACTGCACGTGTGGGAGACGATCAACGCCGAAAACGTGTCCTACGTGCTAACCCACCCGCGGATTACGAATTTCAATCCCTTGAAATTCTACATCGTCCGTGGCCGCGAAACGCTGTACGGCCACCTCAAGCTCAATCGCGGAGAAGATAAGGTCGCTTCGGCGAACTGA
- a CDS encoding tetratricopeptide repeat protein: MSRRVQLEQMIAEDPTDPFAKYAYAKECESEGDLPAALAGFDRVIKEHPDYVPAYFQKGQALAGDGEVDDAAEILRAGIEVARRTGDAHALGEMTEFLESL; encoded by the coding sequence ATGTCACGCCGCGTTCAACTGGAACAGATGATTGCCGAAGACCCGACCGATCCGTTTGCGAAGTATGCGTATGCCAAGGAATGCGAGTCGGAAGGAGACCTGCCCGCGGCCCTGGCGGGCTTTGACCGTGTCATCAAGGAGCACCCCGATTACGTCCCGGCCTACTTCCAAAAAGGGCAGGCCTTGGCCGGCGACGGGGAAGTCGATGACGCCGCCGAAATACTTCGCGCCGGTATCGAAGTCGCCCGCCGCACCGGCGATGCCCACGCGCTCGGCGAAATGACCGAGTTCCTCGAATCGCTCTGA
- a CDS encoding acyl-CoA dehydrogenase family protein encodes MPVDPEVPELFRNAAGFDRLISAMRRQSSQGESGEPNVTAQLALMHEYAVTGWGIPSEYGGSGIEGAEIIGGYRQLASACLTSTFVFTQRQAAISRIAASENADLKAGILPRLAANDVFATVGISHLTTSRQHLKQPAVEAVEDGEGYRLGGTLPWVTAAAHADVILCGGTLADGRQLLTLVDTSDAGVSLKEPPPMLALNESKTGAVELDNVVTPRDHLVAGPIEAVMKSVGSGGTGSLTTSALALGAAAGSIDFLEAEAAKRNDLHEVLRPLRKELSQRDAELEALATGITEFEGRELSSESIRKQANSLALRSSQALLAASKGAGFVKGHPAERAVREAMFFLVWSCPQPVVTANLREFACAIG; translated from the coding sequence ATGCCTGTCGATCCAGAAGTCCCCGAACTCTTTCGTAACGCGGCCGGTTTTGACCGCCTCATCAGCGCGATGCGTCGCCAGAGCTCGCAGGGAGAATCGGGGGAGCCGAACGTCACAGCCCAGCTTGCGCTGATGCACGAATACGCCGTCACCGGCTGGGGCATCCCGAGCGAGTACGGCGGAAGCGGAATCGAAGGTGCCGAGATCATTGGCGGTTATCGCCAGCTCGCCTCGGCGTGCCTGACGTCAACGTTCGTCTTCACACAGCGGCAAGCGGCGATCAGCCGGATTGCTGCCAGCGAGAACGCCGACCTGAAAGCTGGCATCCTGCCAAGACTGGCGGCGAACGATGTTTTCGCGACGGTCGGAATATCTCACCTCACGACTTCGCGGCAGCATCTCAAGCAGCCGGCGGTTGAGGCGGTCGAGGACGGCGAGGGCTATCGCCTCGGCGGCACCCTGCCCTGGGTGACCGCGGCGGCCCATGCCGACGTGATCCTGTGCGGCGGCACGCTTGCGGACGGACGACAGCTACTAACACTGGTTGACACATCGGACGCCGGCGTGTCGCTCAAAGAACCGCCGCCGATGCTCGCGCTGAATGAGTCGAAGACCGGTGCGGTCGAACTCGACAACGTCGTCACTCCGCGAGATCACTTGGTCGCAGGCCCCATTGAAGCCGTCATGAAATCGGTCGGCTCCGGCGGGACCGGGTCGCTAACGACCTCTGCCCTCGCGCTCGGTGCGGCGGCCGGTTCCATCGACTTTTTGGAAGCAGAGGCGGCCAAGCGGAACGATCTGCACGAAGTCCTCAGGCCCCTGCGAAAGGAGTTGTCGCAGCGTGATGCCGAGCTAGAGGCGCTCGCGACCGGCATAACGGAATTCGAGGGACGCGAACTCTCGTCCGAATCGATTCGCAAACAGGCGAACTCGCTCGCACTGCGGTCCTCACAGGCATTGCTGGCGGCCTCGAAAGGGGCGGGCTTTGTGAAAGGCCATCCGGCTGAGCGCGCGGTCCGCGAGGCGATGTTCTTTCTCGTCTGGTCCTGCCCGCAGCCGGTCGTCACGGCCAACTTACGAGAATTCGCCTGCGCCATCGGGTGA
- a CDS encoding ammonium transporter, translating to MSLRWTALVPLLVGLVIVGGFATHPAYAQEEEAGSVAEAVEEAGSAVESALAAPEEEEGFIPEGEEIAAYAIDNLTMFICAVLVLFMQAGFAMVEAGFSPAKHTVNILFKNALDICVGVLLYFFVGYNLMYPGTMGEDWNGYIAVPSIATSITTEGAADYLPTGSVDWLFQVAFAATAATIVSGAVAGRMKFGSYLIYSALLTGLIYPISGSWKWGLGWLDAMGFYDFAGSCIVHAVGGFAGLAGAIVLGPRLGRYSADGKPIAIPGHSLPLATLGVFILLIGWFGFNPGSVLAMYGKSSTELVMLVAVNTLLGAAAGGVVSTFIAWGLFGKPDLSMALNGILGGLVGVTANCDGVSNLVAIIIGAVAGALVVAGVLMLDKLKIDDPVGAWPVHGLCGIWGCLAIGIFPTTYDEGVGTIGAQLTGIVAYCGWAFVTMLILFSILKAIGFLRVTAEEEEKGLDISEHGMTAYAS from the coding sequence ATGAGTTTGCGTTGGACAGCGCTCGTCCCGCTGTTAGTGGGACTAGTCATCGTGGGCGGGTTTGCGACCCACCCGGCTTATGCACAGGAAGAAGAGGCCGGTTCGGTCGCCGAAGCCGTGGAAGAAGCTGGCTCGGCTGTGGAGTCGGCCTTGGCCGCACCCGAAGAGGAAGAGGGCTTCATACCTGAAGGCGAAGAGATCGCGGCCTACGCGATCGACAACTTGACGATGTTTATCTGTGCGGTCCTGGTCCTGTTCATGCAGGCGGGCTTTGCGATGGTCGAAGCCGGGTTCAGCCCGGCCAAGCACACGGTGAACATTCTGTTTAAGAACGCCCTCGACATCTGCGTCGGCGTGCTGCTGTACTTCTTCGTTGGATACAATCTGATGTATCCGGGAACGATGGGCGAAGACTGGAACGGCTACATTGCCGTGCCTTCCATCGCGACGTCGATTACGACCGAAGGTGCTGCGGACTACCTCCCAACCGGATCAGTCGACTGGCTGTTCCAGGTTGCTTTCGCCGCGACAGCCGCCACGATCGTTTCCGGTGCCGTCGCCGGCCGGATGAAATTCGGTTCGTACTTGATCTACAGTGCTTTGCTGACCGGCCTGATCTATCCGATCAGCGGTAGCTGGAAGTGGGGCCTGGGCTGGCTCGATGCCATGGGCTTTTATGACTTCGCCGGTTCCTGCATCGTTCACGCGGTCGGCGGCTTCGCCGGCTTGGCCGGTGCGATTGTGCTCGGCCCCCGTCTCGGGCGTTACAGCGCCGACGGCAAGCCGATCGCCATTCCGGGTCACAGTCTTCCGCTGGCGACTCTCGGTGTGTTCATTCTGCTGATCGGTTGGTTCGGCTTTAACCCCGGCTCGGTCCTTGCCATGTATGGCAAGTCATCGACGGAACTTGTCATGCTAGTCGCCGTCAATACGCTCCTCGGAGCCGCAGCCGGTGGTGTCGTTTCGACGTTCATCGCCTGGGGACTGTTCGGCAAGCCGGACCTCTCGATGGCTCTTAACGGTATCCTCGGTGGTCTGGTTGGCGTCACGGCGAACTGTGACGGCGTGAGCAATCTCGTTGCGATCATCATCGGAGCCGTTGCTGGTGCTCTGGTTGTCGCCGGTGTGCTGATGCTCGACAAGCTGAAGATCGACGATCCCGTCGGTGCGTGGCCGGTCCACGGGCTGTGCGGCATCTGGGGTTGCCTCGCGATCGGCATCTTCCCGACCACCTACGATGAAGGGGTCGGAACGATTGGCGCTCAGCTCACCGGTATCGTTGCCTATTGCGGCTGGGCCTTCGTCACGATGCTGATCCTGTTCAGTATCTTGAAAGCCATCGGATTCCTCCGCGTCACCGCGGAAGAAGAAGAGAAGGGCCTCGACATCAGCGAGCACGGCATGACCGCCTACGCCAGCTGA
- a CDS encoding outer membrane beta-barrel protein — MRTMLRKSTIWGTGIRMLCVGGLGLAFAGSANAGLMDIFGACDKGCGEDICCESVCEDSLCSEDLCCEDIGCGAECGDCDWCDLGEPYTLMDALCDCPDQAPFQVYGWTQWGYTSNSTGNFNDYTDRFQNNQSYLVVERVADGSCGLDIGGRADIVYGTDAPDTQAFGNNPGVFDNTASLQFGEAYGWAFPQLYAEAAYGDFSVIGGHFYTLVGYEVVTAPDNFFYSHAFTQYNSEPFTHTGVLGTYSGMDDVELYGGWVLGWDTGFDQFDDGNGFLGGASVSVTDDATVTYILFAGDSGFRGAGYNHSIVADVALTDNLNYVFQSDFVSLDGDDGEEYGVNQYLFYTINDCLAVGGRAEWWHTDNGGAFDAYNYTFGANIRPQANVVVRPEIRYQNASDINEAEAFLGGDFDSFIFGTDVILTF; from the coding sequence ATGCGGACGATGCTACGGAAAAGCACGATTTGGGGCACCGGCATTCGGATGCTCTGCGTCGGCGGTCTTGGACTGGCTTTCGCTGGTTCGGCCAATGCCGGCTTGATGGACATCTTCGGCGCCTGCGATAAAGGCTGCGGCGAAGACATTTGCTGTGAGTCGGTCTGCGAAGACTCGCTCTGCAGCGAAGACCTCTGTTGCGAAGACATCGGATGTGGCGCTGAGTGCGGGGATTGCGATTGGTGCGACCTCGGCGAGCCCTACACCCTGATGGACGCGCTCTGCGACTGCCCGGACCAGGCTCCGTTCCAGGTCTACGGCTGGACTCAGTGGGGTTACACGAGCAACAGCACGGGTAACTTCAACGATTACACGGATCGCTTCCAGAACAACCAGTCTTACCTCGTCGTCGAACGAGTGGCTGATGGTTCTTGCGGACTCGATATCGGTGGTCGTGCCGACATCGTTTACGGTACCGATGCCCCGGACACCCAGGCCTTCGGTAACAACCCGGGCGTCTTCGACAACACGGCGAGCCTGCAGTTCGGCGAAGCCTACGGCTGGGCCTTCCCGCAGCTCTACGCCGAAGCGGCTTACGGTGACTTCTCGGTCATCGGCGGTCACTTCTACACCCTCGTCGGTTACGAAGTCGTGACCGCCCCGGACAACTTCTTCTACAGCCACGCCTTCACGCAGTACAACAGCGAGCCTTTCACCCACACGGGTGTCCTCGGTACGTACAGCGGCATGGATGACGTGGAACTGTACGGTGGTTGGGTCCTGGGTTGGGACACCGGTTTCGACCAGTTCGACGACGGTAACGGCTTCCTCGGTGGAGCCAGCGTTTCGGTCACCGACGACGCTACGGTCACCTACATCCTGTTCGCTGGCGACAGCGGCTTCCGGGGTGCGGGTTACAACCACAGCATCGTGGCCGACGTTGCTCTGACTGATAACCTGAACTACGTCTTCCAGTCGGACTTCGTCTCTCTTGACGGCGACGACGGCGAAGAATACGGCGTCAACCAGTATCTCTTCTACACGATCAATGACTGCCTGGCAGTCGGTGGTCGTGCAGAGTGGTGGCACACCGACAATGGTGGCGCCTTCGATGCCTACAACTACACCTTCGGTGCGAACATTCGCCCGCAGGCTAACGTGGTTGTTCGTCCGGAAATTCGCTACCAGAACGCTTCTGACATCAACGAAGCAGAAGCCTTCCTCGGCGGCGATTTCGACAGCTTCATCTTCGGTACCGACGTCATCCTGACCTTCTAG
- a CDS encoding 3-keto-disaccharide hydrolase, with amino-acid sequence MRRAMPLFAVVLMTAAVPSLADEGFRELFNGEDLEGWSNPYEHGEAWVEDGVIALRAAKKFFLITDERFSDFELHAEILLPENGKSNSGIMFRAQKKPGKVYGYQAECDPKPRAWTGGFYDEGRRGWIYPDKKKNPGKKLVQAPLGEWIKYKIVAEGDHLQIFINGEQTSDVRDAMDSEGHIGLQHHGETGQVYRFRNIRIKELSKEQ; translated from the coding sequence ATGCGCCGCGCGATGCCACTATTCGCTGTCGTTCTCATGACAGCCGCCGTTCCTTCGTTGGCCGACGAAGGTTTCCGAGAACTATTCAACGGCGAAGACCTCGAAGGCTGGTCTAACCCTTACGAGCATGGCGAGGCATGGGTGGAAGACGGTGTGATCGCGCTGCGAGCCGCGAAGAAGTTCTTCCTGATCACTGACGAACGCTTTAGCGATTTCGAACTCCACGCCGAAATCCTGCTGCCGGAGAATGGCAAGAGCAATTCGGGCATCATGTTCCGCGCCCAGAAGAAGCCGGGGAAGGTTTACGGCTATCAGGCGGAATGCGATCCGAAGCCCCGAGCGTGGACCGGCGGCTTCTACGATGAGGGACGTCGGGGCTGGATTTATCCCGACAAGAAGAAAAATCCGGGCAAGAAACTGGTTCAGGCTCCGCTCGGCGAGTGGATCAAATACAAGATTGTTGCCGAGGGAGATCACCTGCAGATCTTCATCAATGGAGAACAAACGTCAGACGTGCGGGACGCGATGGACTCCGAAGGGCACATCGGACTGCAGCACCACGGCGAAACCGGCCAGGTCTACCGATTCCGCAACATTCGCATTAAAGAGCTGTCAAAGGAGCAGTAG
- the mdoH gene encoding glucans biosynthesis glucosyltransferase MdoH: MHQILNKLTRSIVSQPRDWIIGTAVIGTILFAFVFIDVVATDGLGGTDILLTALFAALTGWVLYGFATAIVGFIDREVHHGEYNAAPIDHSRDASKLARTAIIMPVYNEDSARVLAGLQAMKDDLANAGAGPNFDFFILSDSTDPDVWLEEELAWSRLSGGNDLEQSQVFYRHRPRNFARKAGNLHDFCERWGLGYRYMIVLDADSIVPASTLIEMVGRMEDDPTIGLLQTPPRPIGGTSLFARAQQFSAAVYGPIFTRGYRLFCGDDGNYWGHNAIIRIAPFIQHAGLPELPGEAPLGGQILSHDFVEAALLRRAGWKVVLADDLVNSFEELPNTTLSYAQRDQRWCQGNLQHLNFLLRCPLTPISRWHLFSGAVAFLTSPMWLCFLVAGMAASVWLSTDAGQELSTPVLGIPGAVQALLLFLSIFAMLIVPKFLGGLDVIRSGRAQQFGGATRLWAGVMIETLHSIFVAPIMMAFHSSFVALTLLGKRVQWNAQQRGDHSLSIRDAFFLHRWHTVLGIAGLWFVTLFVPNSLFWTLPVLSPLALSIPLSMIVSHVGFGVWLRNRGLLTIPEEQQPQAILRDQQARIEHSLKNQRGVDRAEIFRLLLTDPNFHRLHCSVLEATRGGMTVSSDRREELRARAMEVGPESLDPVDRRDIICDVDLLRELHIAHWADSSWRKHFAQKQIAEMSRQPSSVESEQPATAPLTAL; this comes from the coding sequence ATGCACCAAATTCTCAATAAACTCACCCGATCGATCGTTAGTCAGCCGCGCGACTGGATCATCGGCACGGCGGTGATCGGAACCATTCTGTTCGCCTTCGTGTTCATTGACGTCGTCGCGACGGACGGGCTCGGCGGAACGGACATTCTGCTCACCGCGTTGTTCGCCGCACTAACGGGTTGGGTTCTGTACGGCTTTGCGACGGCTATCGTCGGATTCATCGATCGTGAAGTTCACCACGGCGAGTATAACGCGGCCCCTATCGACCATTCGCGCGACGCATCGAAGCTGGCGCGAACGGCGATCATCATGCCCGTTTATAACGAAGACTCGGCGCGTGTGCTTGCCGGTCTGCAGGCAATGAAAGATGACTTGGCCAACGCGGGTGCCGGACCAAACTTTGACTTCTTTATCCTCAGCGATTCAACCGACCCCGATGTCTGGCTCGAAGAAGAACTCGCGTGGTCTCGCCTGAGCGGAGGAAACGATCTGGAGCAATCCCAAGTCTTTTACCGCCACCGCCCGCGTAATTTTGCCCGCAAGGCCGGGAATCTGCACGACTTCTGCGAGCGTTGGGGGCTCGGTTATCGGTACATGATCGTGCTCGACGCCGACAGCATCGTGCCGGCGTCGACTTTGATCGAAATGGTCGGCCGGATGGAGGATGATCCGACGATCGGGCTGCTGCAAACTCCGCCGCGACCGATCGGTGGGACTTCGCTGTTTGCGCGGGCTCAGCAGTTTTCGGCGGCCGTCTACGGACCGATCTTCACGCGGGGATATCGACTCTTCTGCGGCGACGACGGCAACTACTGGGGGCATAACGCGATCATTCGTATCGCGCCCTTCATTCAACATGCCGGACTGCCCGAACTCCCGGGCGAAGCCCCGCTGGGCGGTCAGATTCTCAGCCACGACTTTGTCGAAGCGGCCCTGTTACGACGGGCCGGGTGGAAGGTCGTTCTCGCCGACGACCTCGTCAACAGCTTTGAAGAACTTCCCAACACAACGCTCAGCTACGCTCAGCGTGACCAGCGGTGGTGTCAGGGGAATCTGCAGCACCTGAATTTCCTCCTGCGGTGCCCGTTGACGCCGATCAGCCGATGGCATCTGTTCTCGGGCGCGGTCGCGTTTCTGACGTCACCGATGTGGCTTTGCTTTTTAGTTGCGGGGATGGCCGCTTCGGTGTGGCTTTCGACGGACGCCGGTCAGGAATTGTCGACGCCGGTGCTGGGCATCCCCGGGGCAGTGCAAGCTTTGCTGTTGTTCCTGTCGATCTTCGCGATGCTGATCGTTCCGAAGTTTCTGGGTGGGCTGGACGTCATCCGTTCGGGTCGGGCGCAGCAGTTCGGCGGGGCGACCCGATTATGGGCGGGCGTGATGATCGAGACGCTCCACTCGATCTTCGTGGCTCCGATCATGATGGCGTTTCACAGTTCGTTCGTGGCGCTCACCCTGCTCGGCAAACGCGTCCAATGGAACGCCCAACAGCGCGGCGATCACAGCTTGTCGATTCGCGATGCGTTCTTTCTGCACCGTTGGCACACCGTGCTGGGGATCGCCGGGCTTTGGTTCGTCACCCTGTTTGTCCCGAACTCATTATTTTGGACCCTGCCGGTTCTCAGTCCGCTCGCCCTATCGATTCCGCTTTCCATGATTGTCAGTCATGTCGGATTCGGCGTGTGGCTTCGGAATCGAGGCTTACTGACGATTCCCGAAGAGCAGCAGCCGCAAGCGATCCTGCGAGACCAGCAGGCTCGCATCGAGCATTCGCTCAAAAATCAAAGGGGCGTCGACCGGGCGGAGATTTTCCGACTGCTGTTGACCGACCCGAACTTCCACCGGCTGCACTGCAGCGTCCTCGAAGCGACTCGCGGAGGGATGACAGTCTCCTCCGATCGTCGCGAGGAATTAAGGGCACGCGCGATGGAGGTCGGGCCGGAGAGTCTCGATCCTGTCGACCGGCGCGACATTATCTGTGACGTCGACTTACTCAGAGAACTTCACATCGCCCATTGGGCCGACAGCTCATGGCGAAAGCACTTCGCGCAGAAGCAGATCGCGGAGATGAGCCGCCAGCCGTCATCGGTCGAATCAGAGCAGCCCGCTACTGCTCCTTTGACAGCTCTTTAA